The Paenibacillus macerans genome includes a window with the following:
- a CDS encoding ABC transporter substrate-binding protein: MLFKFNNKSFFSHIALVLIFTMLAGCGAAGGAAEGTANTSQAAGASADAGSAANGGADSSAGEETRIIKHAMGETEIKGTPQKVVTLFQGANDVVVALGVKPAGVVESWAQQPVYEYLRADVEGVPLVGQETQPNLEEIHKLKPDLIIANKTRHEDIYEQLSQIAPTVMLETLYDWKETLKTAGTALNLEDKSDQLLSDWEARVADFKEKMGDRLPIEATITNFRADQVRIYYMGYAGQILQELGFTRPPGHDEDIWGVELASKEGIPDMNADMIFNFNYSADGEAVQKNYEEWTKSKLWANLDAVKNNQFVQVDEVIWNLGGGYKSANLLLDGLYEYFKLN, translated from the coding sequence ATGTTGTTCAAGTTCAACAACAAATCATTTTTCAGCCATATTGCGCTTGTGTTGATCTTTACGATGTTGGCAGGCTGCGGAGCCGCCGGCGGGGCGGCGGAAGGAACGGCAAATACGAGCCAGGCGGCGGGCGCCAGCGCGGATGCGGGCAGCGCCGCAAACGGCGGAGCGGATAGCAGTGCGGGGGAAGAGACGCGGATCATTAAACATGCGATGGGGGAAACCGAGATTAAGGGAACACCGCAAAAAGTCGTCACCCTGTTCCAAGGGGCGAACGATGTCGTGGTTGCGCTGGGGGTGAAGCCGGCCGGAGTGGTCGAATCCTGGGCGCAGCAGCCTGTCTATGAATATTTGCGGGCCGATGTGGAAGGCGTGCCCCTCGTCGGGCAGGAGACTCAGCCGAACCTGGAGGAAATACATAAGCTTAAGCCCGATCTGATTATCGCCAATAAGACGCGGCATGAGGACATTTATGAGCAGTTGTCCCAAATCGCGCCGACCGTGATGCTGGAGACGCTGTACGACTGGAAGGAAACGCTGAAAACGGCGGGCACGGCGTTGAACCTTGAAGACAAGTCCGATCAGCTATTGTCCGATTGGGAGGCGAGAGTGGCCGACTTTAAAGAGAAGATGGGCGATCGCCTGCCGATTGAAGCTACGATCACCAATTTCAGAGCCGATCAGGTGCGGATTTACTATATGGGTTACGCCGGCCAAATTTTGCAAGAGCTTGGCTTTACAAGACCTCCGGGTCATGACGAAGATATCTGGGGCGTCGAGCTTGCCTCGAAGGAAGGCATTCCGGATATGAATGCGGACATGATCTTTAACTTCAATTACAGTGCGGATGGTGAAGCCGTCCAGAAGAATTACGAGGAATGGACAAAAAGCAAGCTGTGGGCCAATCTGGATGCGGTCAAAAACAACCAGTTTGTCCAGGTGGATGAGGTAATATGGAACCTCGGGGGCGGTTACAAGTCGGCCAACCTTTTGCTCGATGGTCTGTATGAGTATTTCAAACTGAACTAA
- a CDS encoding FecCD family ABC transporter permease: protein MLPLFAQGKSKILGLAALLVLLAAAGAASMIYGRTEITVSTAVEAFKHYDGESTPHIVLRTERLPRTVIAAVVGASLAVAGALMQALTRNPLASPSVFGINAGAIFFIVLASVVLSVSSLNTMMWFGFTGAAIAAAVVYALGSIGRDGLTPIKVVLAGTAITALFSSFTQAVLVLDGTGLQEVLFWLAGSVSGRTLEMLYPVLPYMAAGALAALFMGRAINLLLTGDDIAKGMGQNVVLVKTAMGAATVLLAGGAVAVAGSIGLVGLVVPHIMRTWVGNDYRWLIPYSLIGGAVLLLLADVTARLIILPEELPLGIMTALIGGPFFVYIARKGVTKI from the coding sequence ATGTTGCCCCTGTTTGCACAAGGGAAATCCAAGATTTTAGGGCTGGCGGCGTTGCTGGTGCTGCTGGCTGCGGCGGGTGCCGCGAGCATGATTTACGGCCGCACGGAAATTACGGTTTCCACGGCGGTGGAAGCGTTCAAACATTATGATGGAGAATCCACCCCGCATATCGTGCTCCGTACCGAGCGGCTGCCCCGGACGGTGATCGCCGCCGTTGTCGGCGCCAGCCTGGCGGTTGCGGGTGCGCTCATGCAAGCGTTGACACGTAATCCGCTCGCTTCTCCAAGCGTGTTTGGCATCAATGCCGGGGCGATATTTTTTATCGTGCTTGCAAGTGTGGTGCTGTCGGTCTCATCATTAAATACGATGATGTGGTTTGGCTTTACCGGGGCTGCCATTGCGGCGGCCGTCGTGTATGCGCTTGGCTCCATCGGGCGGGACGGCTTGACCCCAATCAAGGTTGTGCTGGCCGGGACGGCGATTACCGCCTTGTTCTCGTCCTTCACGCAGGCGGTGCTCGTTCTGGACGGGACCGGTCTGCAGGAGGTGCTGTTCTGGCTGGCCGGCTCCGTCAGCGGCCGCACGCTGGAGATGCTGTATCCCGTTCTGCCGTATATGGCCGCGGGAGCTTTGGCCGCGCTGTTTATGGGCCGGGCGATCAATCTGCTGTTGACCGGCGATGATATCGCTAAAGGCATGGGGCAAAACGTCGTGCTGGTCAAGACGGCCATGGGCGCCGCAACCGTGCTGCTCGCCGGGGGTGCCGTGGCCGTAGCCGGCTCCATCGGTCTTGTCGGACTCGTCGTGCCCCATATTATGCGCACATGGGTCGGGAATGACTACCGCTGGCTTATTCCTTACTCGCTCATAGGCGGAGCGGTGCTGCTGTTGTTGGCCGATGTGACCGCGCGGCTGATCATCCTGCCGGAGGAACTCCCGCTTGGGATCATGACCGCCCTGATTGGCGGACCGTTCTTCGTCTACATTGCCCGCAAGGGGGTGACGAAGATATGA
- a CDS encoding FecCD family ABC transporter permease, with protein MRGTFIFRSKKEAVSLQVERRAVLVIAVLVLLVLLAAVLGTSLGSDVISPLEVLRTILGLNAGEYDFVVLTLRLPRVLLSLLVGAALGMSGAILQGVIRNPLASPDVIGITGGAAAVAVGFVTLLGGAVSIKLLPAFAVAGALVTSMVIYALAWKAGVAPIRLVLIGVGISAITSAGTTFMLIISPFYTAGQAYIWLTGSVYGASWTDVYTIIPVILLVVPLALWLARSLNAQEFGDDLATGLGVTVERHRFALLLCSVLLAGFAVAVAGTLGFAGLIAPHIARKLAGRMFGGLLLVSALTGALLVFGADLVGRTAFLPLDVPAGVFTAGIGAPFFLYLLFKNRNQF; from the coding sequence ATGAGAGGAACGTTTATCTTCCGCAGCAAGAAGGAAGCGGTATCCCTGCAGGTGGAGAGGAGAGCGGTGCTTGTCATCGCCGTGCTGGTTCTTCTCGTCCTGCTCGCCGCTGTGCTTGGCACAAGCCTAGGCAGCGATGTGATTTCGCCCCTGGAAGTGCTGCGGACGATTCTGGGACTGAATGCAGGGGAGTATGATTTTGTAGTACTTACGCTGCGGCTGCCGCGGGTGCTGCTGTCCCTGCTGGTCGGAGCCGCGCTCGGCATGTCCGGCGCCATTTTGCAAGGAGTGATCCGCAATCCCTTGGCTTCTCCGGATGTCATCGGCATCACGGGAGGCGCGGCGGCTGTTGCCGTCGGGTTTGTGACGCTGCTGGGCGGGGCGGTCAGCATCAAGCTGTTGCCGGCCTTTGCGGTTGCCGGAGCATTGGTGACCTCGATGGTCATCTATGCGCTTGCCTGGAAGGCCGGGGTCGCGCCGATCCGCCTCGTGTTGATCGGCGTCGGCATTTCGGCCATCACCAGCGCCGGCACGACGTTTATGCTGATCATCAGTCCGTTTTATACCGCCGGGCAAGCGTATATTTGGCTGACAGGCAGCGTGTATGGCGCTTCATGGACGGATGTTTATACGATAATTCCGGTTATTTTGCTCGTCGTACCGCTTGCGCTTTGGCTGGCCCGCAGTTTGAACGCGCAGGAATTCGGGGACGACCTGGCCACCGGACTCGGCGTCACCGTTGAGCGCCACCGCTTTGCGCTGCTGCTGTGCAGCGTCCTGCTCGCCGGTTTTGCGGTTGCCGTGGCCGGCACGCTTGGTTTCGCCGGATTGATCGCGCCGCATATCGCCCGAAAACTGGCGGGACGGATGTTCGGCGGCCTGCTGCTCGTGTCGGCGCTGACCGGCGCGCTGCTTGTATTCGGCGCCGACTTGGTCGGACGCACGGCGTTTCTTCCGCTGGACGTCCCGGCAGGGGTGTTCACCGCGGGGATTGGGGCGCCGTTTTTCCTGTACCTCCTGTTTAAGAACAGAAATCAATTTTAA
- a CDS encoding ABC transporter ATP-binding protein has protein sequence MSILEAKDLTISYGTEPVIDNLNLAIPKGKITVLIGSNGCGKSTLLRTIARLLRPRSGTVLLNGEEIAKLPAKEVSRRMAILPQGPSAPEGLTVSQLVRQGRYPHQSWLKQWSREDERMVRLALESTRLSELADRPVDALSGGQRQRAWIAMTLAQGTETLLLDEPTTYLDMSHQIEVLDLLFELNEREGRTIVMVLHDLNLACRYAHHIVAVHNKTVFAQGRPEDIVTREMVRTVFRMDCEIAVDPLFGTPLCIPHGRGRKIQDEQDYRQLAATGRI, from the coding sequence GTGAGCATCTTGGAAGCAAAGGACTTGACCATTTCTTATGGCACGGAGCCTGTGATCGACAACCTGAATCTGGCGATTCCCAAAGGAAAAATCACGGTGCTGATCGGCAGCAACGGCTGCGGCAAATCGACATTGCTGCGCACCATCGCCCGGTTGCTCAGACCCAGGTCGGGCACGGTGCTGCTGAACGGGGAAGAGATTGCCAAGCTTCCTGCCAAAGAGGTCTCCCGGCGAATGGCGATTTTGCCTCAAGGACCATCCGCCCCGGAAGGGCTTACGGTGAGCCAGCTAGTGCGGCAGGGGAGGTATCCCCATCAAAGCTGGCTGAAGCAGTGGTCGCGCGAGGATGAGCGGATGGTCCGGCTTGCGCTTGAGTCCACGCGTCTGTCGGAGCTGGCGGACCGCCCGGTGGACGCCTTGTCGGGAGGACAGCGCCAGCGCGCCTGGATCGCCATGACCCTCGCGCAGGGCACGGAAACGCTGCTGCTTGACGAGCCGACAACGTACCTGGACATGAGCCATCAGATTGAAGTCCTCGATCTGCTGTTTGAACTGAACGAGCGGGAAGGCCGCACCATTGTCATGGTTCTGCACGATCTGAATCTGGCCTGCCGTTACGCGCATCATATCGTCGCGGTCCACAACAAAACCGTGTTCGCGCAGGGCAGACCGGAGGATATCGTGACCCGGGAGATGGTCCGGACCGTGTTCCGGATGGACTGCGAGATCGCCGTCGATCCGCTGTTTGGAACACCTTTATGCATACCTCACGGAAGGGGCAGAAAAATTCAAGATGAACAAGACTACAGACAACTCGCTGCAACCGGAAGAATTTGA
- a CDS encoding IucA/IucC family C-terminal-domain containing protein: MNKTTDNSLQPEEFEILAADYRLTRDSSPNRTFSIPFADLLDSEKSLAYFRGVKGIFETDSELAAVSLFAKRYAFLVVAPGLYAMSCLNKGLNLALENGWIESSYREQAWLPKARLLDLQVSEPGEGQRSEWRDRVIETMFAGNLSRVWTAISKAAGISKALLWENTAIYVYWLYEKKFTQEGASPEQKRRMEEDYRYLLYDAPPRLFGEPRNPIKKFNSPKVIKAESDSPIRMRKTCCLYYLTSDTPHDYCSTCPKRNR, encoded by the coding sequence ATGAACAAGACTACAGACAACTCGCTGCAACCGGAAGAATTTGAAATCCTGGCCGCCGACTACCGGTTAACCCGGGACTCTTCGCCTAACCGGACTTTCTCCATTCCGTTTGCCGACTTGCTGGATTCGGAGAAAAGCCTGGCCTATTTTCGCGGGGTAAAAGGCATTTTCGAAACCGATTCCGAGCTTGCCGCCGTCTCGCTGTTTGCCAAGCGGTATGCCTTTCTTGTCGTCGCTCCCGGACTCTATGCGATGTCCTGCCTCAACAAGGGCTTGAATTTGGCCTTGGAGAACGGCTGGATCGAATCGAGCTACCGGGAGCAGGCGTGGCTGCCCAAAGCGAGGCTTTTGGACCTGCAGGTTAGTGAGCCAGGTGAGGGACAGAGAAGCGAATGGCGCGACCGGGTGATTGAAACGATGTTTGCCGGAAACTTGTCCCGGGTGTGGACCGCCATATCCAAAGCGGCCGGCATCTCCAAAGCGTTGTTATGGGAAAATACGGCGATCTATGTCTATTGGCTGTATGAGAAAAAGTTTACGCAAGAAGGAGCCAGCCCCGAGCAAAAGCGGCGGATGGAGGAGGATTACCGCTACCTGCTCTATGACGCGCCGCCGCGTCTTTTCGGCGAACCGCGCAACCCGATCAAGAAATTCAACAGCCCCAAAGTGATCAAGGCTGAGTCCGATAGCCCGATCCGCATGCGCAAAACGTGCTGCTTGTATTATCTGACGTCGGACACGCCGCACGACTATTGCTCGACATGCCCGAAACGGAATCGTTAA
- a CDS encoding ATP-grasp domain-containing protein: MRGAQSQNLQNRLIMSKAEEMGIGCRQLIAGCEDFLELTCQGRSIVINKTRSHRLPLIAGLLAKNKEAANHLLQRRGLPVPPFIVVPEMGEKAARFLEASASVVVKPLDASGSAGVTLDVRTREQLVEAIRRAGRSSGSILVQRFVPGADYRVLVIGGKVAAVTGYRPAYVIGNGSSSVRELIRRLNETRIRRRSIGEMEAFAEIKADSPRLKAVLDKQGAALDDLIPAGARLELFDLHNAPAGEISEIYADHTDSICPANAEMAIEAARTLQIDVAGIDMRCPDIGRPITKTSGGILEVNALPDFAYHVFSYEGASRDVTRMYLEYLFETTLSASHN; the protein is encoded by the coding sequence TTGCGCGGGGCGCAAAGCCAAAATTTACAAAATCGGCTGATTATGAGCAAAGCCGAGGAGATGGGCATCGGCTGCCGCCAGCTTATCGCCGGGTGCGAGGATTTTTTGGAGCTCACTTGCCAGGGCAGGAGCATCGTGATCAACAAAACGAGATCCCATCGTCTGCCGTTGATTGCCGGACTGCTGGCGAAAAATAAAGAAGCGGCGAACCATTTGCTGCAGCGCCGGGGGCTGCCGGTGCCTCCGTTTATCGTGGTGCCGGAGATGGGGGAGAAGGCCGCACGGTTTCTGGAGGCCAGCGCGTCGGTTGTGGTCAAGCCGCTTGATGCCAGCGGCAGCGCCGGCGTCACGCTGGACGTCCGGACCAGGGAGCAGCTTGTCGAAGCCATCCGAAGAGCCGGCCGATCCAGCGGGAGCATCCTGGTTCAGCGATTTGTGCCGGGGGCGGATTATCGCGTTCTGGTCATCGGCGGCAAGGTGGCGGCGGTCACCGGATACCGGCCTGCCTATGTCATTGGAAACGGCTCCTCCTCGGTAAGGGAATTGATCCGGCGATTGAATGAAACGAGAATCAGACGGCGCAGCATCGGCGAAATGGAGGCGTTTGCCGAAATCAAGGCGGATTCGCCGCGGCTGAAAGCGGTGCTGGACAAGCAGGGGGCGGCGCTTGACGATCTTATTCCGGCGGGAGCGCGGCTGGAGCTGTTTGATCTTCACAATGCTCCGGCCGGCGAGATCAGCGAAATTTACGCCGATCACACGGATTCCATCTGCCCGGCCAACGCCGAAATGGCCATCGAGGCTGCGCGAACGCTGCAGATTGATGTCGCCGGCATCGATATGCGCTGCCCCGATATCGGCCGGCCCATAACGAAGACATCCGGCGGCATCCTGGAGGTCAATGCCCTGCCTGATTTCGCGTATCACGTTTTTTCGTATGAAGGCGCTTCACGCGATGTCACCCGCATGTACCTGGAATATTTGTTTGAAACAACACTTTCTGCATCCCACAACTAA
- a CDS encoding diaminobutyrate--2-oxoglutarate transaminase yields MSVKVHNVQNDQNDYLRLQEEKESNARAYPRHFPLVISRAKGMMVTDTEGRMYYDCLAGAGTLALGHNHEVVVEAIRGVLEQQIPLHTLDLATPLKLAFMEELFSILPEELRNSSKIQFCGPTGADAVEAAIKLVKSATRGRSVLAFQGGYHGSTQAAMALSGNLSKKEHLQSLLPDVHFLPFPYEYRCPFGMGGGMTAKLSAQYIENLLDDCENGIAAPCGIIVETVQGEGGAIPADLEWLRELRRITAERGIPLIIDEVQTGIGRTGRMFSFEHAGIVPDVIVCSKAVGGSLPMSLVIYKEELDVWPPGAHTGTFRGNQLAMAAGLATLRYIREQGVLANVQQRSEQFMAGLGALKAGCEAIGDVRGRGLMIGVEIVDTAGRRDRLGHYPPHGALAAAIQRSCFNNGLIVEVGGRRSAVIRFLPPLTITEREAADVLSIFEKSVTEALAEPPAAFASC; encoded by the coding sequence ATGTCGGTAAAGGTCCATAATGTCCAAAACGATCAGAACGATTACTTAAGGCTGCAGGAAGAAAAGGAATCCAATGCGCGCGCGTACCCCCGGCATTTTCCGCTTGTGATCAGCAGGGCAAAAGGAATGATGGTGACGGATACGGAAGGCCGCATGTACTATGACTGCCTGGCCGGCGCCGGCACGCTGGCGCTGGGCCATAATCATGAGGTCGTGGTGGAGGCGATTCGCGGCGTGCTCGAACAGCAAATTCCGCTTCACACCCTCGATCTGGCCACGCCGCTCAAGCTGGCCTTTATGGAGGAACTGTTTTCGATTCTGCCCGAAGAACTAAGGAACAGCAGCAAAATCCAGTTCTGCGGCCCGACCGGGGCGGACGCCGTTGAAGCCGCGATCAAGCTGGTGAAGAGCGCAACCCGGGGCAGATCCGTTCTTGCCTTTCAAGGCGGCTATCATGGGTCGACGCAGGCGGCGATGGCGCTGAGCGGCAATCTCAGTAAAAAGGAGCATCTGCAGAGCCTGCTGCCGGATGTGCATTTCCTTCCTTTCCCCTATGAATACCGCTGTCCGTTCGGCATGGGCGGCGGCATGACCGCCAAGCTGAGCGCGCAGTATATTGAGAACCTGCTCGACGACTGCGAAAATGGCATTGCCGCTCCTTGCGGCATCATTGTGGAGACGGTGCAGGGCGAGGGAGGAGCGATCCCCGCCGATCTTGAATGGCTTAGGGAACTGCGGCGCATCACGGCCGAAAGGGGCATCCCGCTGATCATTGACGAAGTGCAAACGGGGATCGGGCGTACGGGCCGCATGTTTTCGTTCGAGCATGCCGGGATCGTCCCGGACGTGATCGTCTGTTCCAAAGCGGTTGGCGGCAGTCTGCCAATGTCGCTTGTCATCTACAAGGAAGAGCTGGATGTATGGCCGCCGGGGGCGCATACCGGCACCTTTCGCGGCAACCAGCTGGCGATGGCCGCCGGGCTGGCGACGCTGCGCTATATCCGCGAACAGGGTGTGCTGGCCAATGTGCAGCAACGCAGCGAGCAGTTCATGGCCGGGCTCGGCGCGCTGAAAGCCGGGTGCGAGGCGATCGGCGATGTTCGCGGCCGCGGCCTGATGATCGGGGTGGAGATCGTGGACACCGCCGGCCGCAGGGATCGTTTGGGCCACTATCCGCCGCATGGGGCACTGGCCGCCGCCATTCAGCGGAGCTGCTTCAATAATGGTTTGATTGTGGAGGTGGGCGGGCGCCGCTCCGCCGTCATCCGCTTCCTGCCGCCGCTGACGATCACCGAACGCGAAGCTGCGGACGTGCTTTCGATTTTCGAGAAATCGGTGACCGAAGCGCTGGCCGAACCGCCCGCGGCTTTCGCCTCCTGCTGA
- a CDS encoding IucA/IucC family protein yields the protein MLEIESKLRSESLEQANRHTCKLLLNCYIRELAQEREDDIALNADTLDYAVAFPVCGVTVFGKLAYYSAAGEHEYESIRRSGANGANGHVEYGELVQWIIRELSSEGLGTGEGAPADDNRITDEQARSFAEKVDNSCRNLALFIERAAELEVFDYRTSEQSLIYGHPFHPFPKNSRGFSERDVRMFSPELRTSFRLGYFAVRKDVFRDEWVAEDKKVPPHESVQAHLRHTLGDKSGEYAPLPVHPWQYKHVLGLSEVQDYVREGKLVPLGSLGPLVYPTTSVRTVYVPDMNCNIKLSLSMQITNLIRTNSDEQMRRTLDASRYLLRHGCFGPNSPTRIAYETGVSTCRFADEKLTRQFTIVYRPIEFDPACTYVLASLAEAPQPGRPSRLTSMLGGFGRSGQADRWFARYLELSLLPLVRVAWEKGIHFEAHLQNTLLTLRDGMPEAFIIRDLEGVSVEIGRAAEGLGTARGQELSGPLFYSREQAWARTSYYFIVNHLGSLIHAMARDAGVPETHFWTIVRETLRRAYERSGNAFAKHLLTAGTFYAKRNMLSCLKGSGEAPAYVPVGNLIQETEE from the coding sequence TTGCTGGAGATAGAGAGCAAGCTTCGTTCCGAGAGCTTGGAACAAGCGAACCGGCACACGTGCAAGCTGCTGCTTAACTGCTACATCCGGGAGCTGGCGCAGGAGAGGGAGGATGACATTGCGCTGAACGCGGACACGCTTGACTATGCGGTCGCTTTCCCGGTCTGCGGGGTTACGGTTTTTGGAAAGCTGGCCTATTATTCCGCCGCCGGAGAGCATGAATACGAGAGCATTCGGCGGTCCGGCGCAAACGGAGCGAATGGTCATGTGGAATACGGGGAACTAGTCCAATGGATCATCCGGGAGCTGTCGAGCGAAGGTTTGGGGACAGGCGAAGGCGCGCCGGCAGATGATAACCGGATCACGGACGAACAGGCGCGCAGTTTTGCGGAAAAGGTGGACAACAGCTGCCGCAATCTCGCCCTGTTTATCGAGCGGGCGGCGGAGCTTGAGGTGTTCGACTACCGGACTTCGGAACAATCGCTGATTTACGGGCATCCGTTCCACCCCTTTCCCAAAAATTCGCGGGGATTTTCCGAGCGGGATGTGCGAATGTTCAGTCCGGAGCTGCGCACCTCGTTTCGGCTCGGTTATTTTGCCGTAAGAAAGGATGTATTCCGGGACGAGTGGGTGGCGGAGGACAAAAAAGTACCGCCGCATGAAAGCGTGCAGGCGCATCTTCGGCATACGCTTGGGGACAAAAGCGGCGAATACGCTCCGCTTCCGGTTCATCCGTGGCAATACAAGCATGTGCTGGGCCTGTCCGAGGTTCAGGATTATGTCCGCGAAGGGAAATTGGTTCCCCTCGGCAGCCTGGGGCCGCTTGTCTATCCGACGACCTCCGTACGTACGGTATATGTGCCCGACATGAACTGCAATATCAAGCTGTCCCTGAGCATGCAGATCACCAATTTGATCCGTACCAACAGCGATGAGCAGATGCGCAGGACGCTTGACGCCTCCCGCTATTTGCTGCGGCATGGCTGTTTCGGTCCAAATTCGCCTACCCGGATCGCTTATGAGACGGGCGTTAGCACCTGCCGGTTTGCGGATGAGAAGTTGACCCGGCAGTTTACGATCGTCTACCGTCCGATCGAATTTGATCCGGCATGCACCTATGTGCTGGCAAGTCTGGCGGAAGCTCCGCAGCCGGGAAGGCCTTCGCGCCTGACGTCGATGCTGGGCGGCTTCGGACGGAGCGGACAGGCGGACCGCTGGTTTGCGCGTTATCTGGAGCTGTCGCTGCTGCCGCTCGTGCGCGTTGCGTGGGAGAAGGGCATTCATTTTGAAGCCCATTTGCAGAACACGCTGCTGACCTTGCGGGACGGCATGCCGGAGGCCTTCATCATTCGCGATCTGGAAGGCGTTAGCGTCGAGATCGGCAGGGCGGCGGAAGGGTTGGGGACAGCCCGGGGACAGGAGCTGTCCGGTCCTTTGTTCTATTCAAGAGAGCAGGCCTGGGCGCGGACATCGTACTATTTTATCGTGAATCATCTCGGCTCGCTTATTCATGCCATGGCCAGGGATGCGGGCGTTCCCGAAACGCATTTCTGGACGATCGTGCGCGAAACGCTCCGGCGGGCATACGAGAGAAGCGGCAATGCTTTTGCGAAACACTTGCTTACGGCAGGTACGTTCTATGCCAAGCGGAACATGCTGAGCTGTCTAAAAGGAAGCGGCGAGGCGCCGGCTTATGTGCCGGTCGGCAATTTAATTCAAGAAACGGAGGAGTGA
- a CDS encoding IucA/IucC family protein, which yields MESTDSLANLSGPKTAAYHDVQERMMRQTLEALWFEGILNRTETGGIWRTDGVGRDGKPVAYTCEAEEKFSFGRVKIVKDSIQRAGEPCADLHLFVEELVLGNLQGERIDSFIQELLETLAKDSQCRAELPERVPDGDKHYDALESHMTDGHLYHPSYKSRLGFTLTDNLAYGPEFNRNIRLHWVAVKQELADMALSAGCSAEEIYGQHLTENDRRRFGRMLEKEGDGSAYVLIPVHPWQWEHRLETVFTRQRLSRELIPLGVSDGNYRAQQSIRTLSHRDHAEASYIKLSLSITNTSTGRILAHHTTQNAPLISDWLDGLIRQDELLRRVRFGILKEVMGLSLRYERLPRIQYRSAYGTLGAIWRESVSARLREGEEAWPLNALMLVQKNGEPFIRDVIGRHGIGRWSEALVRTLTLPMIHLLYAHGIALEAHAQNIILVLEDGLPSRIIVKDLHDGVRYVPDKLLFPELAPKLYPEPETHRRFNRYSFIHAKAAPEVRDYTYDAFFFICMTEIALTLERFGLSEREFWGLCAATIAEYQRQFPEYRERFKWFDLFAADALIEEMTKRRLYGDGELHFRKASNPLRLARESLSLL from the coding sequence GTGGAATCAACGGATAGTTTGGCTAACTTGTCCGGCCCGAAGACGGCCGCCTATCATGATGTCCAGGAGAGGATGATGCGCCAGACGCTGGAGGCTTTGTGGTTCGAGGGCATCTTGAACCGCACCGAAACCGGCGGGATTTGGCGGACGGATGGAGTAGGCAGGGACGGAAAGCCCGTTGCTTATACTTGCGAGGCGGAGGAGAAATTTTCGTTCGGCCGGGTGAAAATCGTCAAAGATTCCATCCAAAGAGCAGGCGAACCCTGCGCCGATCTGCACCTGTTTGTGGAGGAACTGGTACTGGGCAACCTGCAAGGGGAGCGGATCGACTCCTTCATCCAGGAGCTGCTGGAGACGCTGGCTAAGGATAGCCAGTGCAGGGCCGAGCTCCCCGAGCGCGTTCCGGACGGCGACAAACACTATGATGCGTTGGAAAGCCATATGACGGACGGGCATCTTTACCATCCAAGCTACAAGTCCAGACTTGGCTTCACATTAACGGACAATCTGGCGTACGGTCCCGAATTCAATCGGAACATTCGTTTGCACTGGGTTGCCGTGAAGCAGGAGCTTGCCGATATGGCGCTTTCCGCCGGCTGTTCGGCGGAGGAGATTTACGGGCAGCACCTGACGGAAAATGACCGGCGCAGGTTCGGCCGCATGTTGGAGAAGGAGGGCGATGGGAGTGCGTATGTGCTGATTCCCGTCCATCCCTGGCAGTGGGAGCATCGGCTTGAAACCGTCTTCACTCGCCAGCGGCTGAGCCGGGAGCTGATTCCGCTGGGGGTTTCGGACGGCAATTACCGGGCGCAGCAATCGATCCGCACGCTGTCGCACAGAGATCATGCGGAGGCTTCATACATCAAATTGTCGCTCAGCATCACCAATACCTCAACCGGCCGCATTTTGGCCCATCATACGACGCAAAACGCGCCGCTGATCAGCGACTGGCTGGACGGTCTGATCCGGCAGGACGAGCTGCTGCGGCGGGTGCGGTTCGGCATCCTCAAAGAGGTTATGGGACTGTCCTTGCGGTACGAGAGGCTGCCTAGGATTCAGTACCGCAGCGCGTACGGCACGCTGGGAGCGATCTGGAGGGAGAGCGTATCCGCCCGCCTGCGGGAAGGTGAAGAGGCCTGGCCGCTGAACGCACTGATGCTGGTGCAAAAAAACGGCGAGCCGTTCATCCGGGATGTCATCGGCCGGCACGGAATCGGGCGGTGGAGCGAAGCGCTTGTCCGCACGCTGACCCTGCCGATGATTCATCTGCTGTACGCGCACGGCATCGCCTTGGAAGCGCATGCTCAGAACATCATCCTGGTGTTAGAGGACGGGCTGCCGTCACGGATCATCGTCAAAGACCTGCATGACGGCGTGCGGTATGTCCCGGACAAGCTGCTGTTTCCGGAGCTGGCGCCCAAGCTGTACCCTGAGCCGGAAACGCACCGGCGGTTCAACCGGTATTCGTTTATCCATGCCAAAGCGGCGCCGGAGGTGCGGGATTACACGTATGACGCTTTTTTTTTCATCTGTATGACGGAGATCGCCCTGACCCTGGAAAGGTTCGGACTATCGGAGCGGGAGTTCTGGGGCCTGTGCGCGGCAACGATTGCGGAATATCAGCGGCAGTTTCCCGAGTATAGGGAGAGGTTTAAATGGTTTGACCTGTTTGCGGCGGATGCGTTGATCGAGGAGATGACCAAGCGCAGGTTGTACGGCGACGGCGAGCTGCATTTCCGCAAAGCAAGCAATCCGCTGCGGCTGGCGCGGGAGAGTTTGTCACTATTATGA